Proteins found in one Rhodobacter capsulatus SB 1003 genomic segment:
- a CDS encoding head-tail connector protein — protein MPFVTVPELKAQLNLDHDLDDALLSHQIDAAEAHVASFIGAPLTDPLPAAIRQAVLMLAAYWYETRETAQAGGAPFAVPFGVHDILQPHRVWVV, from the coding sequence ATGCCTTTCGTTACCGTGCCCGAGCTGAAAGCCCAGCTCAACCTCGACCATGACCTCGACGACGCGCTTTTGTCGCACCAGATCGACGCAGCCGAAGCCCATGTCGCAAGCTTCATCGGTGCGCCGCTGACCGACCCCCTTCCGGCCGCGATCCGGCAAGCGGTGCTGATGCTCGCCGCTTACTGGTATGAGACCCGCGAGACCGCGCAGGCCGGGGGTGCGCCCTTTGCCGTGCCGTTCGGGGTGCATGACATTTTGCAACCGCACCGGGTCTGGGTGGTCTGA
- a CDS encoding HK97 gp10 family phage protein produces the protein MAELDLNAQAARLARRLEAIPATVLEALRPAVVQAAEDLAATARSLAPEAEGDLKASIVVTPPGAETPAYAEGGGRRVAGANQALVTVGNPEQRHGHLVEFGTKPHVNAGQFAGTQHPGTAAQPFLLPAARLTEDRARRRIARAIGQAVRKAAQGGGHA, from the coding sequence ATGGCCGAGCTGGACCTGAACGCCCAAGCCGCCCGGCTGGCGCGGCGCCTTGAAGCGATTCCTGCGACCGTTCTGGAAGCCCTGCGCCCCGCCGTGGTGCAGGCGGCCGAAGACCTCGCCGCCACCGCGCGCAGCCTTGCCCCCGAGGCCGAGGGTGATCTGAAAGCTTCCATCGTCGTGACCCCGCCCGGCGCCGAGACCCCGGCTTATGCCGAAGGCGGTGGCCGTCGCGTCGCGGGGGCCAATCAGGCGCTTGTCACCGTGGGCAATCCCGAACAGCGTCACGGCCACCTTGTCGAGTTCGGCACGAAGCCGCATGTGAACGCCGGGCAGTTCGCAGGGACGCAGCACCCCGGCACCGCGGCGCAGCCCTTCCTTCTGCCCGCTGCGCGTCTGACCGAGGATCGCGCCCGGCGCCGGATCGCCCGCGCCATCGGTCAAGCCGTGCGCAAGGCCGCGCAAGGGGGTGGTCATGCTTGA
- a CDS encoding DUF3168 domain-containing protein, giving the protein MLDPALAFQTAVRAALIDAPEVLAHVQPANIRAGSIRPERLPSVVLGDARTEFLGCAAGSQRLARVFLTLHIWAQEDGADTARQIGAAIYGALEFGPKDTAEISLDDWAQPRMVWLRDPQPELTLTHGAMALEAVVRWRV; this is encoded by the coding sequence ATGCTTGACCCGGCTCTTGCCTTTCAAACCGCCGTGCGGGCGGCGCTGATCGACGCGCCCGAGGTGCTGGCCCATGTGCAACCCGCGAACATTCGCGCAGGCAGCATCCGCCCCGAGCGCCTGCCTTCGGTGGTGCTGGGCGATGCCCGCACCGAGTTCCTGGGCTGCGCGGCCGGGTCGCAACGTCTCGCGCGGGTGTTCCTGACGCTGCATATCTGGGCGCAGGAAGACGGTGCCGACACCGCGCGCCAGATCGGGGCGGCGATCTATGGTGCGCTGGAGTTCGGGCCGAAGGACACGGCGGAAATCAGCCTCGACGACTGGGCGCAACCTCGCATGGTCTGGTTGCGCGATCCGCAGCCCGAGCTGACGCTGACACATGGCGCGATGGCGCTTGAGGCCGTTGTCCGGTGGCGGGTGTGA
- a CDS encoding phage head closure protein — protein MQAGKLQNRIALQRLTETVAASGAVTTTWATYAQGRAELRQAGVSEFLTAATEATTKNAVFLLRWLPGVSVADRILHDGTAWNIVAIAEIGRRRGLELRAVAA, from the coding sequence ATGCAGGCCGGAAAGCTTCAAAACCGCATCGCCCTGCAACGGCTGACCGAGACGGTGGCGGCTTCGGGGGCCGTCACGACCACCTGGGCGACCTATGCGCAAGGCCGGGCCGAGCTGCGTCAGGCGGGCGTGTCCGAGTTCCTGACCGCTGCGACCGAGGCCACGACGAAGAACGCGGTGTTCCTTCTGCGCTGGCTGCCGGGCGTGTCGGTGGCCGATCGCATCCTTCACGATGGCACGGCATGGAACATCGTTGCCATTGCCGAGATCGGGCGCAGGCGCGGCCTTGAGCTGCGGGCGGTGGCCGCATGA